The genomic DNA TCTCCTCACATGATCATCAATCATCTATATCTCCGACCAGTAGGATAGTTTGGGGAAGAGGCGGTCGAGGTAATAATGCATCGATCACTCCGCGAACAAAATTAACAGCACTTGATCATAAGAGTACGCCTAGCTATAGTATCCCATATCACTACTTAATTAATCATGACCCTTGATCTTGTGGTGCCTCTGGGTCGGCCAAACGGCTGAAAATGATCGGCGCGCCATGCTGTGGATACAACAACATTAGGACCGTAGGCGCATGTTTATATGTAGGGGAGAGACGAAACCTGAATCGCTGAAGTATGATCGCGAGTGCCAATTTAGCCTGCAAGATGGCCAGATTCTGCCCGATGCAGTTTCTGACACCGAGGCCAAATGGGATCAACCCAAATGGGTGTTTCGAAGCCCTGGCCACTCCGTCTGCAAACCGAGCTGGATTGAACTCATTTGCCTCGTGTCCCCATATAGCCTGGTCATGATGAACAGCCAAGATTGGGATCAGGATCTCGGTACCTCGGGGGATCTTGCAACCTCCGAGCTCCACATCGACTCTAGCCCGTCTGATCATCGCAATCACTGGAGGATACAACCTCAAGGCTTCACTCACAATCATGCTCAGCTGCAAAACATTTCATAAAGAAGTTGATATAATCAGACTAACAATCGGCTACCTCTCCCGAAATTCCTCCTAGCTAATTAAGTAGAACCAAATTTATTCCGtaaaaaaaatggtaaaacCAAATTTATTAGGCTTTATTTTGGTTTTAAGTAATTAATCCTGAAATTATTAGACAAATAGATAGATTGGAGAGCCCTTAATAAGTGTACACTTTTTTGTACATGGCTTTGAAATATTACTTGAGAATTTGGAAAGTTgtattattaaagaaataagACATGGCCATACATAAAACAAGTGAGGACATGAGAGAGTAGAGACCATCTGGAGACCGCATtgatgttttttttcccctaatgGTTCGTTCATGAGGGCAAGGTGGCACTTTGGTTGTCCCAACAACCAACATGAAGATAGAGACAAAACAAAGGGCTCTATTAAATCTTTTGTCCCAATGTGAtacgatatatatattatgtaaactTTATAAATAGCTAGGTTGAAGTGGAATTTATATGATTGATTCATGTGAAAAATTATAGGATCCGTAGATTGgtaataatagaaaaattgcTGAAATCTAAATAGTTCAGGGGTTGATCACTTGATCGAGCTAGCTAGCTTTAATTAAACAATTACCGTCTTGAATTTAACGACGTCATCTTTGCCAGGGAGGTTACGTGCCCCACATGCTCGGAGCACCTCGTCGCGTGCCGCCTCCTGCCACCGGGGATGCATGGCGAGCAGGACCGCGGTCCACGTCAGAAGGTTCGACGTGGAGTGCTTGCCGGCGAAGAAGAAAGCCTTGCACTCCTCTACGATGTCATTGACAGAGATGGCGGTGCTTTGGGTGGAGGCTCGAATCATGAGGCCCAGCAGGTCCTTGGGGCCTTcaccctcctcctccgcctcgAGCGCCGGCCCCTCGCCGGACTTCCTTTTCCGTCGATCGATGAGGTTCATCAACGATTTCTTTATCTCCCGGTCCAGCTTCCAAGAATATATGTTTCTCTTCGTCGGTAAAAATCTGCCCCAACAGAAAccccatatatatagattaactTACTTTTTAATTAAGTTTGTGAATCAGAAAATAATATGGAACGTTCTcataatctataaataaatatgattaCTTAAAAATGTGGTTCACCATATATTCTTCCACACTTCGataaaatttgtaaatttaaGGGCAAATTAATTAACCTCAATGGGATTGACTAATTgagtaattaattagttacCTGTATCCGGGGATGAATACTTTTTGAAATGCTTCGGCAGCAAGAAGCATCTGCTGTGATTGGAGCTTGAAGATGGCTTTTCCCTCTTCGTAGCTGACCCCGAATGCCGTTCTTGTAATTATATCCTCAGTTAGAGCTTGAAACCATTCCGAGACTTCTACCTCGAATTCTCCTGATTTCGACACTTCCCACTCTTCCAGCATGTTCATCACACTAGTTGTCACAACTGGTACCATCAACTATTTatggaaacatatatatatatacacacacaaataTCACTTATCAATAGGGGGGAAAGATTATAACGTTGTGGGTAATTAAGTTAATTGATGatcttataattaaaaaagaaaacaaaacgACTAGAAGCAAGTAATTAACTCGTTTATATAATCATATAGACATACCTTGAGATTTTCCAAGTGAAATGTGGGCGATATAATTCTTCTATGGTGAGCCCATTTTTCTCCTTTAAGGCTAAGCAGGCCATCGCCTTCGAGCTGCTTGACCAGCGGGTGGGATTCATTCTTCTCGTAGAATTCCGACTTGGAAGTGAATATTTCCCGAATCAGGTCGGGATCAGAGACTGTTAGGCGGACTGTGGGTCCAAACCACACCAAAAATGTGGAACCTATATATCCAACCCgcaaaaagaaagaacacATATGAATCAACTGAGGgtataaaaattaaggttgcgtttggtttcatagtaggattttaaaatcaaattttgattttgattttgagtggaataaatggggctcaccctttgactttgtatgatttatgttgttttgttgtggaaaaaagtggtataaatggggcccactctttgcttttgtatgagttattttgttttgtagtgggtagagttaagttagaattgtgattttaaaattgaattttgaaaccaaacaagccttAACTTAGGACGAACTGAAAGGCATAACGGGTGTAATTAATCAATCACATAGGCATGCGGttaattaagtaattaattaagtgcTGTACTGAAAAAAGATGGAGAAGGTTAAATTTTGAGACTGAGTTTGGAACTACCTCAGAGCCTCAAGTAGAAAGTATCAAGTTTGCTAAAAGTGGAATGAGCAGAACAAAACGACAACCAGTTAATTCACAAACACCATTGGATAGTGTAGACCCTACCAACGACACACACAGAGATCAGACACAGAGAGATAACTAacaaataatttcacaaatcaCATTCCTGTTCAAgcttttcatatatatatatatatatatatttgtgtatatGAAACGAAGTAAAACTTATAAtggtaaaaattatttaaaggaaaaatgaagaaaaaaaatataataatattctttttttaaaaaaaatttacaagcTATTATTAGGACGGTTCACAAATTAGATTTAAGATCAAATGGAAGAAGAAATACACAGAGGGGGAGGTGGGAAAAGGACAGTGTGGGGGAAGAGTCCAAACTAAGAACTTCAACATCAGTTGCTTGCAAAAATTACGTACCAAaagagattatatatatatatatatatatatcaattattaagcatcaaaattcagaaaaagCCTGAAAAGgtcatttaaaaaaagaagtataCAGCAGGGAAGGGACTCAGAAGAGACTGCTCAAATTCCTTTGAAaagatatattattaataaaattatattgaagAAAGACAGAACAAGGAAAAGGGAGAGCCAGAAAAGCGAAGCCCAAAGAAACAAGACATGGTAACTGATCAAAGTACATTCACAACTTTGAAGATCGTGACTAAGTCctttacatacatatatgtatatatatatatattgttgcaATTAAAAAACCCAAGAACATTAATCCAACAATTATTCAATGCAACCTTTTAACCATGCCGGAATGAGTCGGACAAgaaaaattgacggaaaaaGGAGCTATATATTGCGCTTATATTTTTCGAGCTTTATGGTGTTCATATGTATGTACTCCTACaatcaaatgaaaattaagatgaaaggaaaagagagaagTGTTGGCTCAACGTGTTACGTAGAAAAAAGGCTCTATTTTGATCAAATTCCAAATACATTTGCCCCCCGTGAGTGTAATCCGATGCAGGCACGTACAGAACTCGATAATCATAGGAGTTCTGACTCATGAGGGCAAGTTGAAAATACGCAGCACATACCGTAAATCTTCTTCCAGTGGTGGTAGAAGGAGAGCACGCGGGGGAGGATGTTGTGTGAGAAGTCGGGCAAGGGCTGGGAGGAGGCCTTCATCATCATTCCGACGAGCTCCTTCACGTTCCCAATGAAGAAGCGGTACGGAGGGCCCCGGATGCCTTGCCGGGAGAAGTGCTCTTCTATCCTCCTGGGCCGCCACCAGAGAGCCACTCCCACCTTGAGAAACACTACCAGAAGTGTCACAGCTATCCCTGCCACCTTAACCCACTCCCATATGAATATGATTTGATCCTCAGCTTCTTCATGACtctccattctctctctctctctctctctctctctctctctctctctctctctctctctctctctctctcactcccTTTGTTTTTGTTTCCTTTGCAGCTGATGGTGGTGTTGGGTACTTGTTGGTGTCTTGGTCTTTAATACTACacagtgagagagagagagagagagagagagagagagagagagagagagagagagagagagaaggtaGCAAAGCATGGAAGCAAGACCAACGGCGTAGGGGCCGCCATTGGGATTCTAAGGGTCAACGAATTAggtattttcttattattttttggacaTTCTTTTGTCAAGACCAGATTGCCCCTGCCCTCCATCCTTTCTTCGtactttcacatatatatcccctcccctcccctcctccATCATCTAATTTATGAATTGTTCCTTATGCTTTCAACAATCATCAATGCTGCAGTTAAGTTTCCTTCCGAGAAATACGGGCCAAGCTCGAAACGAAATTAACCTACTCAAAGGCAAGCCATGACGATTCCGTCACAAGCGGTGCTTCCATGACTAGCAGTCTGATAAGAATTGAATCCAACTTCTACCATGATAAAGGTGGTGTCCAAGAAACCCATGCTAATAATTTCAGATACAGCCTTTAGGCCTCAAAGTTCGTCATGTTGCAGCTTAAGCTTAAGAGATTCGAGCCCATGTTGCAgcttaaattttaatatcttcAGGTCACCATTTTTACGCATGTCTAGAGCAACTCAGTATATACTATGGAGGAGAAAAATGTGctcaatttgaaaataatctTACTAGTAAGCACACTTTATCACGCACCAGAAATAGATCTCTTTTACAGTTGACGACTGTGTGATCCTCTTAAAAATTTCACGTGGTATGCTGCATGTCGCAGTGAAGGGTCCTTTTCCAAATGATCACATTGGTTTAGACATCTTATTGACAATTTTTCGTTGTGGCATTTCAAATCTACTTGTACGAAATTGATGCGAACATAAAAAAGCCAAACTCAAGGGTGCTCACAATGAAGGTGTACTTActacttaaaataaaaaaaagtttgacgGGAATCTATGTTTCTCTCATCTTGATTTTGGATTCACTTATACATCACTAACAAAATATAGATAAGTGACTGAGGAAAAATTTTTGGGGAAGGATAGTGTGCATGAGAGGAAAATGTTCTTGAAATGGTCAAACATATTAAATGATACGGAAAGCCGTTGTAAAATATATGCGACATTAAGTAAAAAGGGTTTAAGCCAAACATTCCATAGTCATCACACAATTTTGGAAGTACATCCTTCCCCATagaaaataaactattccttttctttttttctttaaatgggTGGTGGTACTTCTCCTAAGGATGAAGAGTCGCTGTGCCTATGCCATTTTCAAGTGattaaatttgacaaaacttCTCCTTGCCATTTAGAAACACGCTCCATTTTTTATTCTGATCTATCGGAGCCAAAATATAGCAATTCAAATTATAATGATGAACTACGCACCGCTTCGCACATATGGGTTATTACTATATTGTTGTCTGAGAAGACTCTTGTACACGGTCTATAGCGGCAAAATCATGTGCTAGCAAGGTAGAGAGAGTTTGCAGTATGAACTCAACCTACTTAAATTTTCAGCTCGCAAAGATATGAATCGAATTTGCTAgtagagagagggagagagagagagggcacAAAGGGGGTTGATAATTTGGAATGTTGCTCTTAAATTTGTGCACATGGAAACAAATGCtgtttgtttcttttctttctcttttttttttaaacaaaggaaagaaaatttcCTATGGGAAttaagtcttttttttttccggccctctttatattaatttgttttggTATTGGGATGGGGGGAATTACGCTCTAGTGTTGACCCAACAAAGGGTGGCCCGCACGAGGGGCACATCCCTCCTAATCCTGTCCTAATAGACCCAAGACATGCTGGGGGCCTTGTGCCCTTCACGGGTCCTACGATATTTAATACTACACAAATCCACATCGATCTACTACTATCGTTACACATTagatagatagagagagagagtgagtgtCTGTGTTTCCTTTAGTAAGTAGGACAGTCCCAAAGGTTTGTGTCTGTCTCATTGATTTCTACTTATCATAAAAAGCTCGGATTTGAAGTTAATGAGACTGATTGGACAGAATGTGCAATGTCTTTGGCATGTTTTTCAATCCCCTCCGCCGATCCACAGCTTTCGCTGCCTTAGACCTTCACGAGTCATTCTCagcatataaaattaaagtattATGCTCAATTGCTTGCGAGTGGCCTCACTCACTCACGATCGATCAATTCCTGCAGGCATATGCTCGCTAGCTAGCAGCCCCAACTAATATACCATGCATTCTCCCAATTTTTCAGTAtcctttattatatatatcacatacgcattcatattattttttcggtgaatattaacacatttcaaatagcatcattaactatatatatatatagttattgtTTTCTTTCAAATTTGCTTAACAgtaacatatctatatatatatacacacacacacatacacacaaGACAAACAGGCCACCACCATAATAATTCTTGTGCAGTCTAGTTCTTCTTTTTAATGATTTAACTAGCACTCCTAAATTAACAATCTTATcacttaattttacttttgagAATTCCTTAACTAGCAGCTAATAACTAGTCTATATTGCCTAGACTAGAGtctacatatattatttagtCATATATATGATCATTACTTGTGATCATACTAGgagacaaaaataattaaacgaGCGAATTAAGGATTTATATTATAAGCAAAAACATTGAATATTGAAAGGAAATGAGAATGAGAAGAGTTTTGGTTACTTAATGAAAATCGAAAAGGGGGTGGGGCGCATGGAAGAGGACAAAGAACATGCGAATCACATAACAAGCTGCTAGCTGTGTGGAATTTTCGAAGATGATCAAAATATTTCAGCAAGAAAAAGCCTGGCAGATGATGATGTCCTCGTCACGCTCACCCCattaattcttcttcttcttcttcttcacttgATATATttagtttcatttttttccgaAAGGCAagcaaatatatttttggcTCTTTGGCGTCATATATATTTGCTAACAGTGCAATAAGGAAAACGATAAGAAATAAGGCTGCAAATAGGTGTTAATTAGGCTGTTGAGATATAGCCTGGAGtctcttttatatatgttatatactTAATATATTAAGTTTGTTTTTTGgccaatttatttatatatgtttcagttcaaactataataataataataataataataataataataataataaaagtaaatgtacTAACCTCCCTAGAGGTTTGGAGAAATGGCATTTAACCCCATTTGTTGGGAATATATGCACTTAGCTCCATTTGACTTAGTTGgccaaattattatttttgacaaAAATATGAATTGAGTTCATAActtatgaatttttcttttcaagtccatacatttaattttttactgATCAAAGCAACcatatttcataaaatattttataaggcttttttaatatatttaaattttagacttaaaaaaaattaaaataataataataattaagaaagaatCTGGTCAAATAGGGAGGAGAAAGGTCTCTGGTAATGTTTCTTGGGGTGGTGGTCATTAAATGTGACGTTGAGTGTCATAATGTAAAATAAACTTAGATATTTAAAAActctaaatttattttgaaatttaaatttgggCAGTTCGGGTACTTATTTGATTTCTTCAAAAAATTCGAGAACTGAATTGAGGTACGGAACCTTCTAGAATTTAAATCGGGTGTTCAATTTTTTGATGGCCGGACCTCAATACTTTCATTCCTAGTGCCCTGTGATAGGCCACCCCCTTCCCTCTCTTTATTTGTCCTCTAGATCGAAGCTTTcaactatttttattatttatttttaatttataccccttaaataaaaaataaaaaataaagaccGTGTATGAACATTTTATGTAATATAAACCTTATTTagtaaga from Punica granatum isolate Tunisia-2019 chromosome 2, ASM765513v2, whole genome shotgun sequence includes the following:
- the LOC116194454 gene encoding cytochrome P450 734A1 — encoded protein: MESHEEAEDQIIFIWEWVKVAGIAVTLLVVFLKVGVALWWRPRRIEEHFSRQGIRGPPYRFFIGNVKELVGMMMKASSQPLPDFSHNILPRVLSFYHHWKKIYGSTFLVWFGPTVRLTVSDPDLIREIFTSKSEFYEKNESHPLVKQLEGDGLLSLKGEKWAHHRRIISPTFHLENLKLMVPVVTTSVMNMLEEWEVSKSGEFEVEVSEWFQALTEDIITRTAFGVSYEEGKAIFKLQSQQMLLAAEAFQKVFIPGYRFLPTKRNIYSWKLDREIKKSLMNLIDRRKRKSGEGPALEAEEEGEGPKDLLGLMIRASTQSTAISVNDIVEECKAFFFAGKHSTSNLLTWTAVLLAMHPRWQEAARDEVLRACGARNLPGKDDVVKFKTLSMIVSEALRLYPPVIAMIRRARVDVELGGCKIPRGTEILIPILAVHHDQAIWGHEANEFNPARFADGVARASKHPFGLIPFGLGVRNCIGQNLAILQAKLALAIILQRFRFRLSPTYKHAPTVLMLLYPQHGAPIIFSRLADPEAPQDQGS